CACAGAGAGAAATGATGTACCATAAAATACGGGAGTTCCGCCAGACAAAACCAATCTTTACGGTGGATTTCTGGAACGATGGGGAGTACGTGGGAGGCTGCATCGCCGGAGGACGCTGCTACTGCCATATCAATGCCAACGGCGATATTGAGCCGTGCGCATTTATCCATTATTCGGATTCCAATATCCGGGAGAAGTCCCTGCTGGAGGCATACCGTTCCCCGCTGTTCATGGGCTACCACGACAACCAGCCGTGGAATGAAAATATGCTGCGTCCCTGCCCGGTGCTGGACAATCCCGGAAGCCTGACCAGAATCGTGGAAGAAAGCCATGCAAAAAGTACGGATTATCAAAATCTGGAAAGCGCGAAGGAGTTTTCCGATAAATGTGTGGATACGGCTGAAAAATGGGCTCCGGTAGCGAACCGTCTCTGGGAGGAATCTCATGGCGGATGCGCAGCCTGCGGACGATGCGGCAAAGCAGAAAATGAGAGAACCTTTCATCGCTGTCCATGAATATACTGACCGGTCTGTCTGAATTTGTGACGGGTATCCCTGCTCTGGTGGTAAAGGTGATCGTGATGTTGGTTGCGTCATTCTACATGACGGCGGATTATGACAGGATCATGGAGGCAGCCAGAAAAATTGCAGGAATCACGATCACATCAGTATGCCTGCCGGAAGACAGGTTTGATTATTAATGGTAGCAGCCGGTGAAAGAAACCAGGCTGCAGGCAGCTTACCTTCAGCGGGCAGCGGGAATGCCATGCTGCGGGAATACGCAGGTAACCTATTACAGAACCGGGCAGGAGTAAAAATCTATGAATATACGTCGGGGTTTATTCATGCCAAAAACTTTGTGTGTGACGACCGGTTTGCAGTATGCGGGACAATTAATCTGGATTACCGCTCCCTTGCGCACCATTATGAATGCGGCGTCTGGATGTACCGGACGGGCTGATAAATAATAATTCAGAAACCAAATCCGGACAAAACAGAAACAAAAGAATGCCATAATCCGGATATAGAAAAAACAAACAAGGCGCCTGTATCAGAAGGGTGCAGAGAAAGGCAGGTAAGAAAATGAAAAAAAGTAATTTTGTGGCAATGATCCTGGGAACTATCGGAGGGATTTTGTTTGCGCTTGGCATGTGCATGGCGCTGATCCCGGAATGGGATGCTTTCCAGCCGGGGATTGTGATGGGGACGATCGGGGCAGTGGTGCTTCTGGTCATGGTACTTGTGTGGAGAAAGATGGAAAATAAAAATCCCATCCGCTTGTCGGGAAAGACCATAGGGACTGTACTGCTTGGAATCGCAGGAGCGCTGTTTCTGGGCGTCGGGATGTGTATGGTCATGGTGTGGACCAATCTGGTTCCCGGAGTCGTGATCGGATTGCTCGGCATCGTTCTGCTGCTGTGTCTGATCCCCCTTACCAGGGGCTTAAAATAAATGCTGGAAAAACTTATGGACAAGCCATTTCAGACACCGCGGCGGCGTCTGAAATGGCTTTTTCAAAAAAAGGAAAGGGATGAAAGCAAATGGGAAGGAAAATGATGAAACTGGACAGCAGCGGGAATCTTTATCCGGCTATCGCGACCAGGGAATATCCGCAGATCTACCGGATCAGCATTGCGTTGGTAACGCCGGTGCTCCCTGCGCTTTTGAAGCAGGCGGTAAAGGAAACTCTCCCGGCGTTTCCGGCTTTTCATGTCTGCCTGAAGCGGGAACGGTTCTGGTACTATCTGGAAAATTCGGATAAACTGCCGGAAATCACACGACAGAAGGATAAGGGTATACGGCCGTTTCCGGAAAAAGGACTTCAGTTTCGGTTCCTGTACGAGAAGAACTGGATCCATCTTGAAACATTCCATGCACTGACAGACGGGACGGGAGCCATACACTTTCTCCATGCGGTATGCTACCGGTACTGCCAGCTGGCTTACCGGGGACTTTTATCCCGGGATGTCCTGGAAAAAAGATACGGTCTGGAAGGGGCGGAGAATATCCGGGATGCGTATCAGAGTTTTGGGACAAAGAGCGGAAGACCGTGGAAGCTGCTGAAAAAATCCCCTGCCTTCCGGATCTGCGGGAAAAAACAGCCGCAGGGCAATGTGGTTGTCTATACAGGGCAGCTTTCCTTAACCGAATTAAAGGAGGCATGCCGGAAATACCATGCGACGGTCTGTGAGCTGCTTACAGCTATAAGCCTTTATGCGCTCTGGCAGGAATACCGGGAAAAAGCAGTGCAGAGCAGGAGACGGTTCAGGGTTGCCATACCGGTAAACCTCCGGCCTTTTTTTCAGAAAAAGACGGAAAAAAATTTTTTCACCTGCATTCCCATTGAGGCTGACCCGGAAGAATATTATACGCTGGAGCGGCTGATCGGCGAAGTAAAGCGTCAGTTTTCAGATAAATGCAGTGAAAATTACCTGCGCAGCCAGGTGGCTGGACAGGTGACAGGGCAGCAAAGCCTGGTTTCCAGGTATGCCCCGGTTGTTTTGAAGAACTGGTTTTTAAAAACAATGTACCGGTACAACGGGTACAGCACGATGGTTCTCTCGAACCTCGGAAAAATGCAGCCCAGGAAGGAATTTGCTTCCTGTATCATCGGATACCGGTGTGTGCTTCCTGTCACCGGGCGCGAACCGGTCAAGATAGCGGTCTGCTCCTATCGGGATACGATAGAGCTGACCGTGACAAGCAATCTGGCGGAAGAAAAGCTGCAGGAGACGGTATTTGGGCTTTGCGCCCGGCTGGGCATTTCCATGGAAATCCAGAAAACAGGCATCGGAGGCGAATGGCCTGCCGAAAAAAAATCCGGATTAATAAATCAGAAACAGTTCTCAAACAGAAGGAAAACATTCCCCTGTTATAGTTTGCTCAGTAATTGAGACAGAGCAAAAAAGAAAGAGAGGTATTTGAAATGGAGAAGACAATGTATCTGGTAACAGGCGCGGCAGGATTTTTGGGAAGCCATGTATGTGATGAACTTCTGTCAAGGGGGGACCGCGTGCGTGCTCTGGTCCTGCCGGGCGATAAATCCGTAAAATATATTCCGGATGAGGTGGAAATCGTGGAAGGAAACCTGTGCGACATGGCATCCCTGGAAAACTTTTTTACGGTACCAAAGGGAAGCGCATCTGTGGTCATCCACTGCGCGAGCATGGTTACTACAAACGCGGAATTTAACCAGAAGCTGGTGGACGTCAATGTAGGCGGAACCCGGAACATGATCGAACAGTGCCTGAAGCATCCGGAATGTAAAAAAATGGTATATGTAAGCTCTACCGGAGCCATTCCGGAGCAGTCCAAGGGGACGCCTATCCGTGAGACGAAGAGATTTACTCCGATTGATGAAGAACGGCAGGTAGGGTGCTACAGCCAGACAAAGGCGATGGCTACGCAGGCAGTGCTGGATGCATGCAGGGAGAAGGGGCTGAAGGCATGCGTGGTCCATCCCAGCGGGATCCTGGGACCGAAGGATTACGCAATCGGAGAAACGACAGGGACTGTGATCAAGATCATGAACGGCAAAATGCCTGTGGGAATGGGCGGCTCTTTTAATCTCTGCGATGTGCGTGACCTGGCTTATGGCTGCGTGGCGGCAGCGGATAAGGGCAGGATCGGGGAGTGTTATATCCTGGGAAACAAAGAGGTAACGTTAAAGGAAATGTGCCGGATGCTCCATGCCGCCAGCGGATGCAGGACGCCATATTTCTATGTACCCATTGGAATGGCGTACAAGCTGGCGGCACAGATGGAGAAGAAGTCCAAAAAGACAGGGGAAAAGCCGCTGATGACTAATTTTGCGGTTTACAACCTGGCAAGAAACAACGAGTTTGATTATTCCAAGGCAGAGAAGGAACTGGGTTATCATACAAGGCCTTATGAGGAGACGCTGAAGGATGAAGCCGAGTGGCTGATGGCAGAGGGATATATCAGATGTGGGATGACTGAACAATAAACGAGAAGAAGAGAAAGGAGACAGAAATGAAAGACAGTATACTTCGGGAAACAGAAGACGGAACAAAAATGGTATTCAGCGGAGGAAAAGAATTTGTGGAAGCCGTGGCGCACGCTTCCTCCAAAGAAGAACTGAGACAACTGCTGAAAGCGGGAGGTATTTATGAATTCAGCGAGGAGGAGCTGGAGGAAAGCTATAAGAACCTGGCACTGTCCCAGGACTGGGAGGCTCTTTCGGAGCTGTTCCGGGACAGGGATTACGATAGCTGCAGAAGAAAGCTGGAGGCGCATGGCATAACAACGACCAGGGAGCATTTTGACCTGATTAATGAAGTGGTCGCTACCGCTTCCGATGACGCGCTGATCCGTGAAATCCTTCACAAGGAAGATATGGAAAGCACGCTGGAGGCGCTGCACCGGCATGGATACCGTCATATGACGGCGGATTTTCTGCTTCTTGTCCGGGAAAACGCCCTGTATTTTTATGAGGATGCCCTTCTGACGCCGCAGGAGATCCAGGAGCTTTCCGGAAAGGATTTTTATGAACGCTGTAAAAAATCAATCAATCTGATATTTGCTTTAAGCAGCATTGCGGGCCTGTCGCTTGGGATCAGCGGCGTGGCGGATCCGGCCCTGCTGATCGCCATTGCAGGGGGTATCAGCCTGATGTTCGGGGAAAACCAGCAGTGATAAAGAAATCGGAAAGTCAGAAAAAAACTGCAAATTAATATAGCAGAAACGAAAGTGTGACAATACATAAAAAAAACTCTGGTAAAGTAAGCGCATCAAACAGATAACGCCCTGGAAGGTAAGGAACAGGAGGAAAAAATATGGAGACAGCTTATGGCATGCAGCAGGGAATCTGGGACGTATTGAGCGTAATGTTTACCAGAGGAATCAAACAGATCCAGTTAAGAAGAAAGCGCCAGAAATGGAGCGTATTCGTGATGCTGGAGGAAGAAGCTGGGGAATACCGGATATGTGAAAAAAATGCACAGGTGGAGATCAGGGACGCGTTCAACAGCAACCTTGTAGCCCAGTATTATGAAGGGAAAGAAAAAAGAATCATTCTTTTTATTCCGCGGGGCTGGAAAGAAAAGGTAAGAATCTGCCTGAAGAAAGGCTGCGTCCGCTGCTTTCAGAAAAAGCCCTTTGAGTGTCTGGAAATATGGACGAGGAAAGGCGCAGTGATTTACGAAAATGAGGAGGAGCAGCTGTGAAAATCATCATCGGACTGGGAATTGTGGCAGCAGTAGTTTTTGTGCTGAGAAAACTGCTTCGGATTCGGTTTTACCTTATGCTGGCGGTAGGAAGGACGACCATGGTGCATGGTTTTCTGGATCGGATCCTCACCGGGAAAAAGGAAGACAGAAGGGTTGGGGAACAGATGGAGTGGCTGCATCGGCAGGAGCTTCAGGAAACAGAGATCCAAAGCCGGGACGGGGTATCGCTGAAAGGATATTTTCTGGAGCATCCGCAGGCAGAAAGGATTATACTGATGTTCCACGGATGGCGCGGCGGATGGGATAAGGATGGAGCCGCTTTGGCCCATGGACTGTATGAAAAGAAGTGCAGCGTCCTGTTGGTCAGCCAGCGCGCTCATGGTTTAAGCGGAGGCGAATATATCGGTTTCGGCGTATTAGAACGATACGATTGTCAGGAGTGGATCTATTATATGGATTGGTATACAGAGAAACTGCCCATTTATCTGGCCGGAGTTTCCATGGGGGCGTCTACGGTACTGATGGCTGCAGGAGAGCAGCTCCCGGAGCGTGTAAAGGGAGTGATCGCCGACTGTGGATATACTTCTCCTTATGAAATGGTTCGGCTTTTTGCCGAAAAATTCATGCGCATGGAAAGGGAAAAGGCGGAAAGCACGGTAGAAGAGGTCAACCGCCTTTGCAGGAAAAAGGCGGGATATGACCTCCGGGAGTACAGCACGGTTGAGGCAATGCATAACTGCAGGCTACCGATATTTTTCGCTCACGGTACAGAGGATCATTTTGTCCCTTATGAGATGACAATTAAAAATTATGAGGCATGTCGCGGAAAAAAGCGGCTTTATGCGGTGGAGGGTGCGTCCCATACGAAAAGCTACCTGTCAGAGCCGCATAAGTATATGGAAGAGGTGGCGTTTTTCTTCCAATGGGAATAGATTTGCCAAGTATAGAAGGAATAATTTATGGGTACGGAACTAAAGCGAAATGTGGAAAAATGAAAATAATAAGAAGCAAAAAAATTAGTATCCCTGTTGTACAAAAGACAGGAGAGAAAGAGAGGAATTTATGAAAACATTTTTAAAAGCGGCAGCAGGAATCGCAGTAATAGGACTGGTTATTTTGGGAGTGAAGAAGCTTTGGGATAAATATCATTGTTAAAGAGGAAAAATTGTGTTTATCTGCCAGACAATGATAATATAGAATTAATGATACTGACGCTTCAGATATCTGATAACTGCCCCAAATGAGTCCATAGGAAACTGAAGTCATTGCAGAGAAAAAGAAAGGAAACGAAATGAAAGATAGACAACAGATTAAAAAAACAGCACAGGAAATTATTGAGAACCTTACTGATGAACAGAAGCTTGCACAGCTTACCTGTATGTTTTGCGGAAATCAAATCCCATCAGCGCTTCTGCACCGGTTTGTGAACGGGTTAGGGGAGATTGCAGTAATGCCGGGAGATAATGATAAAGCGGAGAATGCGGCGGCAGCCAGGGAAGAGCAGGATATCGTGAAAGAGCACTGTGGTATTCCGGCACTTCGACATAACGAAGCAGTGACAGGGCTGATGACTGCGGACGGAACGGTATTTCCGTCTGCTATAGGACTTGGTGCTACATGGGATCCGGATATTGTGGAAGAAATGGCAGATATTATTCGGAAGCAGATGGTATCGACCGGTATGCGGCAGGCACTTTCTCCAGTCATGGACGTAGCGAGAGATCCCCGTTGGGGTCGGGTCGGAGAAACCTACGGGGAAGATCCGACGCTCAGCGCAGCCATGAGCGTCGCTTTTACAAAAGGGCTCCAGTCAGAAGATTTGGAAAACGGTGTGATTGCGACAGGAAAGCATTTCCTTGGATATGGCATGAGCGAGGGCGGCCTGAATATGGCGGTGAATGAGATTCCTGCAAGGGAACTCCGTGAGGTTTACGCAAAACCGTTCCAGGCAGCTATTACAGAAGCAGGGCTGGCCTCCATGATGAATTCTTATGGAGTGATCGATGGGGAGATGGTCATCGGTTCGGAGGAGATTCTGACGAAGCTTCTGCGTGACGAGATGGGGTTTGACGGCGTTGTTGTTTCAGATTATATGTCTATCAATAAGATGACAGATCTGAAGATCAGCGGATCATCGGAAGAGGCCGGAGTTCAGGCCTTAAAAGCCGGACTTGATTCGGAACTTCCGACGCCTTACGGCTATCGTGAGGGAATCCTGAAAGCAATTCAGGAGGATAAAGAAGCAAGGAAAGCATTTGATAGGGCTGTGCAGAAAGTGATCGAGGCGAAGGTGAAACTTGGGCTGTTCGAAAACCCTTATGGGAAAGAAGAGCTCCTCGAAGAGGCATACGACAGGGCGAAGACTGCTTCGGCGGCGCTGAAAGCAGCAAGGGAATCGATTGTCCTGGTAAAAAACGACGGAATCCTTCCTCTTGATAAAAAAATCAAGAGAATTGCTGTGATTGGTCCCCATGCTGATTCGCTTCGGCTCTTATTTGGATGTTATACTTATCCGGCAGTGCTTGACCGGAACATATCCGGATCTATGAGTGATATGGCGGGTATGCAGGATACCCGAAAAGAACAGGAAGAGAATCCTTATCAGATGCCTTATCTTCCGGGAAGCACGGTGCGCGGAACATCTCCTTATATTGAGGAACGGCTCAGAGAAGCGTTGGGAGACCGGACAGTTACGATCCTCCAGGCAATCCGGGAGAAATGCCCGGATGCAGAGATTTTATTTGAGAAAGGCTGCGACGTGGCAGGAAATGACAGAAGTGGATTTGAAGCAGCGGAGAAAGCTGCACGGGAAGCGGATGTTGTCCTCCTGATCGGCGGTGGAAAATACGGATGGGGATCAAACTGTACAACAGGAGAGGGCATTGATACGGACAGGATCGGGCTCCCGGGAGTGCAGGAGGAACTGGCAGCAAGGATTCAGGCGGCAGGAACTCCGGCAGTTTACGTGCATATGGATGCAAAACCACTGTCAAGTGAGTTCATCTCAGAAAACTATCCGGCAGTTATTGAGAACTGGTTCCCCGGAGAGACCGGAGGAAGAGCACTGGCTGATGTGCTGTTCGGAGATTATAATCCGGCCGGGAGACTGCCCATGACGGTGGTAAGGAATGCAGGACAGATTCCCATGTATTCTTCCCAGAAGAACGGCAGCGGATATCACGGCGGAGCAGGCATGGTGCTGTGTAAATACGTGGAGGGCAAAAAAGAACCGCTGCATTATTTCGGAGAAGGATGCAGCTATACAACCTTTGAATATTCTGATCTGAAAGTGCAGGAAAAAGCGGCTCCGGATGGAACCGTAGAAGTAGCCTGCACAGTGAAAAATTCCGGATCCAGAGATGGCGAAGAAGTTGTACAGCTCTATGTGACAGACGAACTGGCATGTATGATACGTCCGGTGCAGGAGCTTGCCGGATTTTACAGGGTTTTTCTGAGAGCTGGTGAGAGTAAGAGAGTTTCTTTCCGAATGAAGACAGACCAGTTCGCATTCCTGGATCAGAAAATGGGATGGCTTGTAGAAGCAGGAGAGATGACGGTCAAAATAGGAAGTTCATCGAGAGATATCCGTCTGACAGGAATGTTTAAAATCACAAGTAGTATGTATGTTGAAGGAAAAACCAGGGGATTTTATGCAAAAGCATGGGAAGGGAATCTTGCATGAATCAGAAGATAGAAAAAATCCTAAAAACCAGGCGAGAAATATATATTCCTTTCCTTCACGCAATTTACAATTAACAATACTCAAACAAAAATGAAATATTTCAAAAACAAATCATTGTTATGATAAAAACATCCATAGTAAAGTAAAAAAAGGAGACTTAAAATATGGCAAAATCAAAATTAGTAAAAGCAAATGAAAAGATTGCGGAAAAAGTTGTGGGCGGCTACAAAAAAATCGAGGAAGGTGCCGTAGGAGGATATAAAAAAATAGAAGAGAGCGCAGTCGGCGGCTTCAACAAAATGGCGGATAAATTTGTTGATAACTTCCTCACAAAGGATGGGGAATCAGTAGAAGAGGCGAAGACCCGGCTGGCAGCGGAGCAGAAGGCAAGACAATAGGGATATTGCTGCCAGAACATGCTATTGGAAGTATCTGTCCGGCAATCAAAAGGAAAGAAAAACGGGCAGATACAGGAGGGATTCGGAATGATAAAAATACTTGTAGTGGAAGATGATGAGAAACTGAATCAGATTGTCTGTACGTATCTGAATGACAGCGGTTTTCATGCAAAGGGATGCTTAAATGCCAGGAATGCTTATGACGAAATGTATAATAACCGCTATGACCTGATCATTTCCGATATCATGATGCCGGAGATTGACGGATTTGAATTTGCAGGTACGGTCAGGCAGGTAAGTCCAACAATACCGATCCTTTTTATGTCCGCAAAAGACGACCTGCCCTCCAAGCAGAAAGGATTTCAGTTGGGAATCGATGATTACATGGTAAAGCCCATTGAGCTTGCGGAATTGTTGCTTCGGGTACGGGCGCTTTTGAGGCGGGCAAATATTGAGATGGAACGGAAGATTACGGTTGGGAATCTCCTGCTGGATGCAGACGGTATGAGCGCCGAGATTGACGGGGAAGAAATCAGCCTTACGGCGAGGGAATTTAATCTCATTTATAAATTGTTGTCTTATCCGAAAAAGATATTTTCCAGGGCAC
This is a stretch of genomic DNA from Marvinbryantia formatexigens DSM 14469. It encodes these proteins:
- a CDS encoding NAD-dependent epimerase/dehydratase family protein, with amino-acid sequence MEKTMYLVTGAAGFLGSHVCDELLSRGDRVRALVLPGDKSVKYIPDEVEIVEGNLCDMASLENFFTVPKGSASVVIHCASMVTTNAEFNQKLVDVNVGGTRNMIEQCLKHPECKKMVYVSSTGAIPEQSKGTPIRETKRFTPIDEERQVGCYSQTKAMATQAVLDACREKGLKACVVHPSGILGPKDYAIGETTGTVIKIMNGKMPVGMGGSFNLCDVRDLAYGCVAAADKGRIGECYILGNKEVTLKEMCRMLHAASGCRTPYFYVPIGMAYKLAAQMEKKSKKTGEKPLMTNFAVYNLARNNEFDYSKAEKELGYHTRPYEETLKDEAEWLMAEGYIRCGMTEQ
- a CDS encoding alpha/beta hydrolase, whose product is MKIIIGLGIVAAVVFVLRKLLRIRFYLMLAVGRTTMVHGFLDRILTGKKEDRRVGEQMEWLHRQELQETEIQSRDGVSLKGYFLEHPQAERIILMFHGWRGGWDKDGAALAHGLYEKKCSVLLVSQRAHGLSGGEYIGFGVLERYDCQEWIYYMDWYTEKLPIYLAGVSMGASTVLMAAGEQLPERVKGVIADCGYTSPYEMVRLFAEKFMRMEREKAESTVEEVNRLCRKKAGYDLREYSTVEAMHNCRLPIFFAHGTEDHFVPYEMTIKNYEACRGKKRLYAVEGASHTKSYLSEPHKYMEEVAFFFQWE
- a CDS encoding glycoside hydrolase family 3 N-terminal domain-containing protein yields the protein MKDRQQIKKTAQEIIENLTDEQKLAQLTCMFCGNQIPSALLHRFVNGLGEIAVMPGDNDKAENAAAAREEQDIVKEHCGIPALRHNEAVTGLMTADGTVFPSAIGLGATWDPDIVEEMADIIRKQMVSTGMRQALSPVMDVARDPRWGRVGETYGEDPTLSAAMSVAFTKGLQSEDLENGVIATGKHFLGYGMSEGGLNMAVNEIPARELREVYAKPFQAAITEAGLASMMNSYGVIDGEMVIGSEEILTKLLRDEMGFDGVVVSDYMSINKMTDLKISGSSEEAGVQALKAGLDSELPTPYGYREGILKAIQEDKEARKAFDRAVQKVIEAKVKLGLFENPYGKEELLEEAYDRAKTASAALKAARESIVLVKNDGILPLDKKIKRIAVIGPHADSLRLLFGCYTYPAVLDRNISGSMSDMAGMQDTRKEQEENPYQMPYLPGSTVRGTSPYIEERLREALGDRTVTILQAIREKCPDAEILFEKGCDVAGNDRSGFEAAEKAAREADVVLLIGGGKYGWGSNCTTGEGIDTDRIGLPGVQEELAARIQAAGTPAVYVHMDAKPLSSEFISENYPAVIENWFPGETGGRALADVLFGDYNPAGRLPMTVVRNAGQIPMYSSQKNGSGYHGGAGMVLCKYVEGKKEPLHYFGEGCSYTTFEYSDLKVQEKAAPDGTVEVACTVKNSGSRDGEEVVQLYVTDELACMIRPVQELAGFYRVFLRAGESKRVSFRMKTDQFAFLDQKMGWLVEAGEMTVKIGSSSRDIRLTGMFKITSSMYVEGKTRGFYAKAWEGNLA
- a CDS encoding response regulator transcription factor, which encodes MIKILVVEDDEKLNQIVCTYLNDSGFHAKGCLNARNAYDEMYNNRYDLIISDIMMPEIDGFEFAGTVRQVSPTIPILFMSAKDDLPSKQKGFQLGIDDYMVKPIELAELLLRVRALLRRANIEMERKITVGNLLLDADGMSAEIDGEEISLTAREFNLIYKLLSYPKKIFSRAQLMDEFWGVESEASLRAVDVYVTKLRDKLSACDGFKIVTVRGLGYKAVLK